The genome window CAGCGGACATATCTAGCGGTTCATTGTGGCCCACTTTTTTTACAGGGACTTCACCAGCAAAGCACGGTTGCTATTTTGGTCATATGCAGCTAAAGAGTGGTACGTATAGAATCTATAAAAGAGACGCTGACCAGATTAAGAGAAAACCTTTCTGGCTTTGGTTGAGTCAGGCTGGGAAAACGGTTGCAATTTGTGACATCCCCCAAACCTATCCGATCGAAGGACTTAATGGGTTCCAGATAACTGGCTGGGGGGTTGAATCGCCCCACTGGAAGTTGTCATCCTGGCCACCTGAACTTATTGGAGACGTTATATCACGTATTGGGACTCATCCTCTCTGGAGATGGTATCAGACTAAACGTGAGAACATCAGCGAATACGAGGACTTGTACGAAAAATTAATCTTAGGCATAGAGAGAAAAGGTTTAATTACATCTTATCTATTGGAGCGGGGGCCTTGGGACTTTTTTTTGATGATGTACTCGGAACCGCATTGGGCCGGGCATTTGCTTTGGCATCTATTGGATGTTAAACATTCGGCCCACAATCATGAGACAGCTATGGGTCTAAAAGACGTAATTCGTAATATTTACGCATCGATTGATTCCAACGTCTCTAAACTCATTGAAGCATTTCCGGATGCAACCTTCTTAATTTTTTCTCCTGCGGGTATTGAAAATAATTATAGTGGAATTCATCTATTGCCTGAGGTTCTAAAAAGGTTAGGTATAATGGGAAAGAACTCAAAGGATGGGCACCGGTTTAGACGGATTTCCGTTGCCCTCGAGAAAATAAGTCTATTAATGCCTCACAAGAGGTGGGGACCCTATACACTGAAAAAATTGGAGGGCTTTATTCCCGCTGAGGTAATCGCGGTTGCCAAACGGATCGTTCCTGAAAAATTGTGGGCAAACATGGCGCGTCGCTTATTAACACTTGGTAATGAATGGCGATGGAGCAGGGCCTTTTGCGTGCCGAATGACTTCTCTGGAGCAATCAGAATAAATCTAAAAGGTCGAGAGCCAAATGGTATAGTAGAACAAGGAGAAGAATATGATAAATTATGTGATGAACTCATAAAAGAGCTTAATTCCTTGGTGAATCCTGCTACTGGCAGGAAGGCGGTAAGTGAAGTCCTAAGAGTAGACAAGCTATTTCAGGGAGAAAATCTATGGGACCTTCCAGACCTTCTTGTAGTATGGAAAAGGGATGCACCGATAAAAGCCCTCTTTTTGCCTCGTATAGGAACGGTTACAGGTGACATT of Thermodesulfobacteriota bacterium contains these proteins:
- a CDS encoding alkaline phosphatase family protein; the encoded protein is ADISSGSLWPTFFTGTSPAKHGCYFGHMQLKSGTYRIYKRDADQIKRKPFWLWLSQAGKTVAICDIPQTYPIEGLNGFQITGWGVESPHWKLSSWPPELIGDVISRIGTHPLWRWYQTKRENISEYEDLYEKLILGIERKGLITSYLLERGPWDFFLMMYSEPHWAGHLLWHLLDVKHSAHNHETAMGLKDVIRNIYASIDSNVSKLIEAFPDATFLIFSPAGIENNYSGIHLLPEVLKRLGIMGKNSKDGHRFRRISVALEKISLLMPHKRWGPYTLKKLEGFIPAEVIAVAKRIVPEKLWANMARRLLTLGNEWRWSRAFCVPNDFSGAIRINLKGREPNGIVEQGEEYDKLCDELIKELNSLVNPATGRKAVSEVLRVDKLFQGENLWDLPDLLVVWKRDAPIKALFLPRIGTVTGDIPDKRMGAHKAEGILIAAGRQINSSKTFEGGHIMDIAPTILDLMGCPIPQDMDGKVLTDIIY